CGCAGCAAAGAAAACTGACAACCATTAACGTAGCAGACACCAGCATTACTGATGAAAACCCTGTTAGACCTGACGAATTTGATAAAACCCTTGATCTTTCCGTACCTTTTCAAGGCACTGAAAATACAGGCATAAAAAATAAGCAAAAATCAGTTACACAAAGCCAAATGACTAATATTTTTGCCCCGGAAACTGAAAAAAATCATGGGCCACTAGAATTAAATGGCAGTTTTTTAATGTCTCCAGAACCGGAAGCCGGAAAACAAAAAACGATAGATGGGGCCGGCTTTGTTATTAAACTTAAACCCTGATAGCAGCAATAGCTTAAATAAGCTACGCGTACCTTACTTGTACCCCACAAGTTGGCAACCATAAATACTGGATTTAATCCAGCCATTCAATAATGTGGTCTTCCAAATCCATCCCAACAGATTCTTTGATCGCATATCGTCTAATTGAAACACCCGCTTTTTTAACACTGGCAGCATTTCCCGATATTAGCGGATGCCATTTTGGCAAATCTTTACCATCGTTGAGTAAGCGGTATGCACAAGTCGAAGGCAACCAATGAAATTGCGTAAAGTCATCTTGTTTTAAATTTAAACATTCAGGAACCAATCGGGTACGTTCGCTATAGCGAGTACATCGACAGGTCTTTAAATTAATAAGCTTACAAGCAACATTGGTGAACACTATTTCACCGGTATCCTCATCCTCAAGCTTATGTAAACAACATTTACCACAGTTATCACACAATGACTCCCATTCTTCGTTAGTCATTTCAGGCAGTTTCTTGGTTTTCCAAAAGCTCATAGAAAATTTCAATGATTAATCAAGTAGTAAAATATTGGCTTATGTTATCCCAAACAAAACAACTCGGTATATCTATTCATACCGTATCAACTTCCTGATCAAGATTTTCTAAAGCCAGTTGATCCAGAATTTGTCTAAAATGTGCATAACCTTCAATATTTAACACACCAACTTCATTTAAAACCGCTTGAAAATGACCCGCAGCGCGACCTCCGACAATAATTGCAACGTTACTACCCACCAGTTTTTTAAGTCGTCTTAGTTCTTTTGCCACAACATGATCATCGGTAGCAAAGCTAAGACTAAGCGTTAATGCACAGGCATTGATATATTTCACTCCGGCGGCAATTTCTTCAGCCGGTAAATTCGCCCCCAGGTAAGTCACCTGCCAACCGCTAAGTTCTGCCATAATAGCGGCCAGTAAGGCACCTAATTCATGCAATTGGCCAATCGGTGTACTAACAATCATCCTGGGTGCATTGGCAGCACATGGATTGTTGTTACGCAAAATATAAGTCAAGGAACGAATCACTGATGAAGTCATATGTTCATGAACCGGCCTCAACTCCCCTAATTTCCAGCGCTCACCAATCTTGCTTAACAAAGGCGTCAGCAAGTGCTCAATAAATACTTCAGTCCCCAGCTCTACAATTGCATTTTCAAAGTGAGATTCCAGTGCTTTGGCATCGAAAGCTAAAACTGCAGCATAGCATTTTTCAATATAATCTTCGGTAAGATAAATTCTGTCGGCAGCCAAAGGCTGATCACGACTAAACGTTTTTGTTATTGCATTGGGTTCATTTTTTATGAGTTTTTTTAGATCATCAAGAGAAAATTGAGCAATTTGACTGATACTATGGCCGTTGCTGGTGGCCTCATTGAGTAATTTTAGGCGGGCAATATCCTGATCGGTGTAAACCCGATGCCCACCTGAGGTGCGTGAAGGTGTTACAGCCTGATAGCGACGTTCCCAAGCTCTGACAAGATCAGATTTAACCCCTGATCTTTTCGAAACGGTACTAATTAAATATTGCGCTGAGTCATCATTAATACCAGTCATAGCTTGCTTCTTTGTATAAAAAGTTAAAAACCATAGTAACATAAAGCTTTACAAAACATTGACAAAATTATGACAGCAGCATGTCAATATAAAAACCACCAATGATTTTAGACCATTAACAGCGAACTTCTAAAGACAGAGTTTACATGCTGTTTACCAACACACGCGTGCAAAAAACGTATAATGATTGACTAATCAGCTTCCAAGCTATTTTTTGCCAGCACTTTGAGCCTTTCTTTATGTCACTAAAAATCGCACTTGCACAAATCAATTTCCTGGTTGGTAATATAGCCGCAAACGTTGATCAGATCATCGAAGCAGCTGTTTATGCCCGTGATCATTTACATGCAGATATGATCGTCTTTCCAGAACTGACTATTACCGGCTATCCGGCAGAAGACCTGCTATTGCGCGCTGATTTTATTGCCGCAGCCAATAATGCCATTTATCAACTTGCCGACCGTATTGCCGACATTGCCTTGGTAGTGGGTTTTCCGGAACATGACGGTGATAAGCTTTACAACAGCGCAGTGGTTTTACATCAAGGCGTTATGCTCGCCTGTTACCGTAAACAGGAATTACCTAATTACGGGGTGTTTGATGAGCAACGCTATTTCACTGCCGGAAATCAACCCTGTGTATTTGAGTTTAATGGCACTTTCATTGGCCTGACGATTTGCGAAGATGTTTGGAAAAGCGGCATTATTGATGCTAATAAACAAGCAGGTGCAGAATTACTGCTAACACTCAATGCCTCACCGTTTAATTCGGGAAAAATCCATCAACGCGAAGCCATTATTTGTCAGCAGGTTAAGGCCGCCAAAATTCCTCTGATCTATGTTAATCAAGTAGGCGGTCAGGATGAGTTAATTTTTGACGGCGCCTCATTTGTTGCTGATTCACAAGGCTACATTGTCTTTCGTGCCGAAGAATTTAAAGAGCAAATCAGTGTCATTGATTTTGACGACAACCATCCGGTAACCAGTACCTGCGCGCCCCTTTACAATGAAATTTCCAGTGAGTATCAGGCCCTGGTACTGGGTATTAAAGATTATGTCCGTAAGAACGGTTTTCAAGGTGCCATTTTAGGCTTGTCCGGTGGCATTGATTCAGCACTGGTTTTGGCGTTGGCGGTTGATGCGCTGGGGCCTGATAAAGTTGAAGCAGTGTTAATGCCCTCCCGTTACACGCAAGACATGAGTAATGAAGATGCCGTATTTCAAGCTGAAACACTGGGTGTGAAATACCACACAATCCCTATAGAACCAGCAGTTAATGCATTTACGGGCATGTTGGCAGAGATTTTTAAAGATACCACCAAAGATACCACCGAAGAAAATATTCAGGCGCGTTGTCGTGGGGTCATTTTAATGGCACTCTCCAATAAACAAGGCAAACTGTTACTAACTACCGGTAATAAAAGCGAAATGAGTGTAGGTTATGCAACGCTTTACGGTGATATGGCCGGTGGCTTTGCACCTATTAAGGATGTCCCTAAACTATTGGCTTATCAATTGGCCCGCTATCGTAATACTTTGTCCGAAGTAATCCCCGAGAGAGTCATTACCCGCCCGCCATCAGCTGAATTGGCAGCTGATCAAATTGATGCCGACTCTTTACCGCCTTATGAAGTTTTAGACCCCATACTGGAGCGTTATGTAGAGCTGGATCAATCCGCTGAAGAAATCATTGCCGCCGGATTCAGGCGCGAAGATGTCACCAGAGCCATTAATCTGGTTGATAGAAATGAATATAAACGCAGGCAATCTCCTCCCGGCATCAGAATTACCAGCCGAGCATTCGGACGCGATCGACGTTATCCCATTACCTCAGGCTACCGGGGTATTTAGTCCTGTTTTGGAACCCTCTGAGATAAGTTCCTAAAACTGACTAATCGAATTACAATCTTGAAAACCTGTTACCTTTCTCCGTTCGTCCCAAGCTTGTCGAAGATGAATGGAGAAAGACAAGAAGCACAAAAATGTTAGTGACGCCGGAATAGATTTTATTTAGCGGCTTTGAATCAATAAAATAAAACCATTCGACCTTTAGTTCAGGATGAATCCGCAATTAAGCGCATCAGCCATAAACCATCAGATATTTACCATCAATACTCAGCATCATGATAAATGTTCTGTACGTCATCCAATTCATTAAGCATATCCAAAAATTTTTCAAACAATTCCAGATCATCACCGCTAATAGCCGTCACAGTTCTTGGCAAAAATTGAATTTCGTCGACCTCAAAATCAATCTTGCCTAACGAATCCATTAAGGCTTGCTTGGCCTTAAAGTAATCAGCCTGGGGCGTAAAGACCGTGACTTTGCCATTATCGCTTTCAATATCGGTAACATCCACATCGGCCGTTAGCAAGGCATCAAGAACAGCATCCTCATCATTATTTTGAAATGCCAAAATAGCGGCATGATCAAACATATGGCTAACCACACCTTGAGTACCAATTTTACATTTGGTTTTGGTAAAACACTGGCGCACATCACCGAAAGTACGGTTAGGGTTGTCGGTCAGACAATCAATAATCACCATGCAACCACCTGGACCAAAACCTTCATATCGGGCAGGGGCGAAATCTTCACCGCCACCGCCTTTGGCTTTCTCGACGGCTTTTTCAATAACATGGGTTGGTACCTGATCTTTCTTGGCCCGATCAATCAGACCCCGTAATGCCAAATTACCATCCGGATCGACACCGCCGGCTTTAGCGCATACATAGATTTCACGGCCATATTTACTGTAGACCTTTGCCTTGGTATCAGACGTTTTGGCCATAGACACTTTACGGTTTTGATAGGCTCTACCCATTTGATTACTGCTCCATTGACAAATAAAAATAGACAAATTTTACAGATAAGTCATTGCCTAGGGAATCTTTTAATCACATGAGCAATCGTCAGTCTCTATTTAATTAAAAACAAACTCGCCAACCCAAGAAAAATAAAGAACCCCATTGAGTCGGTAATAGCAGTTAATATAACGCTGGTGCCTACTGCAGGATCTTTACCAAATTTATGCCGTAGCAATGGAATGGCAAGACCGACCACCACAGCAACTAACAGATTAATAAACATGGCGGTTGTCATCACTGCAGAAAGTGCTATGTCCTCATAAAGCAGCAGACTCAACAGACCCATAATCAAGCCAATAAAAGTACCGTTAATAACGGCAAGAGTGAGTTCTTTTTTTATCAAGCGCTTAATATTACTTGGCGTGATTTGTCCTAATGCCAATGATCGAATAATCAGCATACTGGTTTGATTGCCGGTATTACCGCCCATCGCTGCAATAATCGGCATCAATGATGCCAGAGCAACCAGTTGCAATATAATATCTTCAAATACTCCAATAATACGGGTTGAAGCAAAGGCTGTTGCAATATTGATTAATAACCAACCCCAGCGATTTCTGGCACTTTTCCAGACACTGGAAAACAAATCTTCTTCTTCGCCAACACCCGCCTGAGTCAATAGGTCTTCATCCGTTTTTTCGCGAATAAAATCCAGTATATTATCGACACAAAGCCGTCCCTGAAGCTTACCGTTACTATCGACCACCGGAGCAGAGATTAAGTCATAACGTTCAAATGCCCTTGCCGCTTCTGCGGTATCCTGATCAATCTGAAAGCGAATAAAGTCAGTCACCATAACATCAGAAACCTGCCGGGACGGCAGATGCGTTAATAAGCGTTGTAGTGGCAAGATACCCTCAACTTTATCGTACTGATCGACCACAAATAATTTATCGGTGTGACTGGGCAGTTTGCCGAGCTTGCGGATATAAGCAATAATCGCTTTTAGATTGAGATCAGCGCGTATGGTAATCATGCCAAAATCCATCAGCGCACCGACCTGATTATCCTGGTAAGACAGAATGGCATTTAAATGCTGACGATCCTTACTGTTTAACGACCGGAGAATCTTTAGCATGGTTCTCTTGGGAAGGTCTGCTGCAAGATCTGCTATTTCATCGGTATTTAATTTACCGGCGACTGTTGCCAGTTCTTCTGCTTCCATACCTGAAATGAGCGTTTGCCGAACCGCATCAGATACTTCCAGTAAAACTTGTCCATCATGTTGGTTTTTAATCGCATCCCATAACGTCTTACGCTGATCCAGGGGCAACGATTCAAGAATAAAAGCAATATCTGCCGGACGTAAAAGGGCAAATTTTTCCTGAAGACGAACTTGATGCTGATTTTGTAATATCGCTTCAACCAGTTCGTGATTGGCTCCAGGGCCACGCTGAACGAGGGATTTTTCCAACTGCTGCTTTTCCAGCAGGGTAATGACATCCTGTAGCTGATGCTCCAGAAACTGTGCAGAATGAATTTTTTCAGAAGTTTGCATAGTACACTGCTCTTTAATGATTAAAGATTGTTGTTTGATCTGCTCCTGGAACAGATCAAACCGATGCTGGTTTTTTGCTTCTCAAACTGGCCTACCGCCTTTTTTGAACCTCGTCTTTCAACAAAATCCTAAACCAACACCATATTATCCCGGTGTATCATTTCCGAATCATCCGCATAACCGAGAATTTTCTCAAATTCCGAACTGCTCTTACCGGCTATTAATTGGGCATCCATATTGCCATAATTAACCAGTCCACGAGCAATCTCCAAGCCACTTTCATCCAGACAAGAGACCAATTCGCCCCGCTCAAACTGGCCTGAAACCGCTATAACACCAACAGCAAGCAGACTTTTACCGGCACCTTTTAATACCTTAACTGCGCCAGCATCAAGAACCAACTGCCCTTTAACTTGCAACTGACCGGCAAGCCAGCGCTTTCTTGCAACCAAAGGCTCAATATCCGGTAAAAAATAAGTTCCGAGATTAACGCCTGAAATTACTTCAGCAATGACATTATCAACGGCACCCGCCGCAACCACGGTTGCAGCACCTGATCTGGCTGCCAGGCGCGCCGCGCGGACTTTAGTATACATACCGCCCCGACCCAAGCCACTACGGCTATCACCGGCCATTTTTTCCAGTCGATCATCATTAACGCTAATCTCGGAAATTAATTTTGCGTCAGGATACAAACCAGGATCACCGGTAAATAAACCTTGTTGGTCGGTCAGAATAATTAATAACTCTGCCTCAACCAGATTGGCAACCAATGCCGCCAAAGTATCATTATCACCAAAACGAATTTCTTCAGTAGCAACGGCATCGTTTTCATTAATAACGGGCACTACGCCAAACTTTAACAAGGTCAATAAGGTGCTACGGGCATTTAAATAACGCTGCCGGTTAGACAAATCATCATGCGTTAGCAATACTTGCGCTGCCTGTAAGCCATGTTGCTGAAAATTATCATCAAAAGTTCGCACCAACCCCATCTGACCGACTGACGCTGCCGCTTGTAACTCATGCAACAGCTTTGGCCTTACCTTCAAGCCCAAACGACTCATACCCTCAGCCACTGAACCTGAAGAGACCAGCACCACATCAATTGATTGCTGCCTTAAGCCCGCCATTTGCTTAACCCAGGCAGTAATGGCCACTTTATCAAGCCCTAGTCCGCCTTTGGTTAGTAAAGAACTACCTATCTTTACAACAACTCGCTTAACATTGGTAAAATCATGCCTGCTCACTGTCGTTCCGTCGCTGTTCTTCCAAAAAGTTCATAATGGCAAACATTAAGTCTCTTGTACCCTTGCCATTAATTGCCGCTATTTTAAATACGGGAGCAGTCCAGCCCAATTCATCAACAATCGCTTGGCAACGCTCATCTATTTCATCATACGGCAATCTGTCAATTTTATTTAATACCAACCAACGCGGCTTATTGGCCAAATCATCACTCCATTTTTCAACTTCATGAATAATTTTTCTTGCTGCCTCTACCGGCGTATCCATACTCTCGTATGGCACTACATCCACCAGATGTAACAATAATCCGGTACGGGACAGATGCTTAAGAAATTGCAAACCGAGACCTGCACCTTCCGCTGCACCTTCAATAACACCCGGAATATCAGCAATAACAAAACTGCGCAAATCATCAACACTAACCACACCCAAATTAGGGTGCAAAGTGGTAAACGGGTAATCAGCGACTTTGGGTGTTGCCGATGATACCGAGCGTATCAAGCTGGATTTACCGGCGTTAGGCATTCCCAACAAGCCGACATCGGCAATTAAGGTCAACTCCAAAACAAGTACGCGATGCTCGCCTTCAGAACCTTTACTGGCTTTTTGCGGTGCCCTGTTAACACTACTTTTAAAACGGGTGTTACCCAAGCCATGAAATCCGCCTTTAGCAACCAGTAAAGTTTCGTCAACTTCAGTTAAATCACCAATAACTTCGCCGGTTTCCAAATCAGACACTTTCGTTCCCAGTGGAACCTGCACATAGCAGTCTTCACCTTTTCTACCGGTACAATTACGACTCATGCCATTTTGGCCACGCTGCGCCCTATGTACGGCATGATATCTAAAATCCACCAGTGTGTTGACATTCTCCACTGCAATTAAATAGACACTGCCGCCATCGCCGCCATCTCCGCCATCAGGTCCACCCATAGGGATATACTTTTCACGCCGAAAGCCAATAGTACCGTTACCACCATCACCCGCCTCTACACGAACTTCCGCTTCGTCAATAAATCTCATAACTTACACGCCGCCACACTTAAAAACCAACCGATAAAAACAAAAAAAGCCCCGTCATAAAGGACGGAGCTTTTTTAAATAAGTCGGGTTACGCCAAAGCGAACCCGACTTATATAAATACTTACTATAATGCAGCTATAAACTTTATGCAGCAACAATACTGATAAATTTACGGCTTTTAGGACCTTTAACTTCAAAAAGCACTCTACCATCTGCCGTAGCAAACAAGGTATGATCTTTTCCACATCCTACATTATTTCCTGGGTGAAACCGGGTTCCACGTTGACGAACAATAATGTGTCCTGCTGTCACCAACTCTCCACCGTAATGCTTAACGCCCAAGCGTTTTGCATTAGAATCACGTCCGTTACGGGTACTACCACCAGCTTTCTTATGAGCCATCTATATAACTCCTATTATCTTAAGCAGAAATGCCAGTAATCTGGATTTCTGTATAGTATTGACGATGCCCCATTTGTTTCATATGGTGCTTGCGTCTTCTGAATTTGATTATTTTGATTTTATCATGTCTACCTTGAGACAAAACAACCGCTGTAACCTTGCCGCCTTCAATAAAAGGCAGGCCGACTTTAACAGCGCCGTCTGTTTGAATCATTAGCACTTTATCAAATTCAATGCTGTCGCCTGTGCCCAGCTCCAGTTTTTCTATTTTTAAGTAAGTACCTTCTTCGACGCGGTACTGTTTACCACCTGTTTGAATTACCGCATACATCTGAGCAAGCTCCATCAAGCATTAATCTGTTAAAAGTTAACGGACAATTGTATTTTTAAACACAAGTCTAGTCAACTAAAATTTATACCAGCTAAGTAAATCTATCCATTTAGTGGCGACACAAGAAAGCTATCGACACCAGCATACTTTATTCAATAGCACGGGCAGTTAACTTTCTATTGGGTTATAATAACTCAATAAACTTGTATTTTATAGTTATGACTATGAAAAATAACCAAACCTTACGCAATCAGCACTAAATCAATGGCATCGCAATCACAATTACCTTCGAACACTCTGGCACCCATTGATTTTGACTTAATCAAAAATTTAACTGCCACTGAAGCCAAAGCAGTCGATCAGCTTATTATTAATGAGCTACATTCCGATGTTATTTTAATCAACCAGATGGGGCATTATATTGTCGGCAACGGTGGCAAAAGACTACGGCCCATGTTACTGTTGCTGGCTGCCAAAGCACTAGGCGGGGCTAACGATAACCATCTGATACTTGCAGCTGTCATTGAATTTATTCACACGGCGACACTGCTGCATGACGACGTTGTTGACGAATCCGATCTCAGGCGCGGCAAAGAATCGGCGAACGCCGTATGGGGCAATGCTGCCAGCGTATTAGTCGGCGATTACCTGTATTCCAGTGCCTTTGAAATGATGGTTCGCACCGGCAATATGCGTGTCATGGAAATTCTTTCAAAAACCACGACTGCCATTGCCGAAGGTGAGGTATTGCAGCTATTAAATTGTAATAACCCCGAAACAACAGAAGCAAAATATCTGGAAGTTATCGCCAGAAAAACAGCCATTTTATTCAGCGCCGCGA
Above is a window of Methylobacter sp. S3L5C DNA encoding:
- a CDS encoding YcgN family cysteine cluster protein, which translates into the protein MSFWKTKKLPEMTNEEWESLCDNCGKCCLHKLEDEDTGEIVFTNVACKLINLKTCRCTRYSERTRLVPECLNLKQDDFTQFHWLPSTCAYRLLNDGKDLPKWHPLISGNAASVKKAGVSIRRYAIKESVGMDLEDHIIEWLD
- a CDS encoding MerR family transcriptional regulator, giving the protein MTGINDDSAQYLISTVSKRSGVKSDLVRAWERRYQAVTPSRTSGGHRVYTDQDIARLKLLNEATSNGHSISQIAQFSLDDLKKLIKNEPNAITKTFSRDQPLAADRIYLTEDYIEKCYAAVLAFDAKALESHFENAIVELGTEVFIEHLLTPLLSKIGERWKLGELRPVHEHMTSSVIRSLTYILRNNNPCAANAPRMIVSTPIGQLHELGALLAAIMAELSGWQVTYLGANLPAEEIAAGVKYINACALTLSLSFATDDHVVAKELRRLKKLVGSNVAIIVGGRAAGHFQAVLNEVGVLNIEGYAHFRQILDQLALENLDQEVDTV
- a CDS encoding NAD+ synthase, translating into MSLKIALAQINFLVGNIAANVDQIIEAAVYARDHLHADMIVFPELTITGYPAEDLLLRADFIAAANNAIYQLADRIADIALVVGFPEHDGDKLYNSAVVLHQGVMLACYRKQELPNYGVFDEQRYFTAGNQPCVFEFNGTFIGLTICEDVWKSGIIDANKQAGAELLLTLNASPFNSGKIHQREAIICQQVKAAKIPLIYVNQVGGQDELIFDGASFVADSQGYIVFRAEEFKEQISVIDFDDNHPVTSTCAPLYNEISSEYQALVLGIKDYVRKNGFQGAILGLSGGIDSALVLALAVDALGPDKVEAVLMPSRYTQDMSNEDAVFQAETLGVKYHTIPIEPAVNAFTGMLAEIFKDTTKDTTEENIQARCRGVILMALSNKQGKLLLTTGNKSEMSVGYATLYGDMAGGFAPIKDVPKLLAYQLARYRNTLSEVIPERVITRPPSAELAADQIDADSLPPYEVLDPILERYVELDQSAEEIIAAGFRREDVTRAINLVDRNEYKRRQSPPGIRITSRAFGRDRRYPITSGYRGI
- a CDS encoding YebC/PmpR family DNA-binding transcriptional regulator → MGRAYQNRKVSMAKTSDTKAKVYSKYGREIYVCAKAGGVDPDGNLALRGLIDRAKKDQVPTHVIEKAVEKAKGGGGEDFAPARYEGFGPGGCMVIIDCLTDNPNRTFGDVRQCFTKTKCKIGTQGVVSHMFDHAAILAFQNNDEDAVLDALLTADVDVTDIESDNGKVTVFTPQADYFKAKQALMDSLGKIDFEVDEIQFLPRTVTAISGDDLELFEKFLDMLNELDDVQNIYHDAEY
- the mgtE gene encoding magnesium transporter, giving the protein MQTSEKIHSAQFLEHQLQDVITLLEKQQLEKSLVQRGPGANHELVEAILQNQHQVRLQEKFALLRPADIAFILESLPLDQRKTLWDAIKNQHDGQVLLEVSDAVRQTLISGMEAEELATVAGKLNTDEIADLAADLPKRTMLKILRSLNSKDRQHLNAILSYQDNQVGALMDFGMITIRADLNLKAIIAYIRKLGKLPSHTDKLFVVDQYDKVEGILPLQRLLTHLPSRQVSDVMVTDFIRFQIDQDTAEAARAFERYDLISAPVVDSNGKLQGRLCVDNILDFIREKTDEDLLTQAGVGEEEDLFSSVWKSARNRWGWLLINIATAFASTRIIGVFEDIILQLVALASLMPIIAAMGGNTGNQTSMLIIRSLALGQITPSNIKRLIKKELTLAVINGTFIGLIMGLLSLLLYEDIALSAVMTTAMFINLLVAVVVGLAIPLLRHKFGKDPAVGTSVILTAITDSMGFFIFLGLASLFLIK
- the proB gene encoding glutamate 5-kinase, producing MSRHDFTNVKRVVVKIGSSLLTKGGLGLDKVAITAWVKQMAGLRQQSIDVVLVSSGSVAEGMSRLGLKVRPKLLHELQAAASVGQMGLVRTFDDNFQQHGLQAAQVLLTHDDLSNRQRYLNARSTLLTLLKFGVVPVINENDAVATEEIRFGDNDTLAALVANLVEAELLIILTDQQGLFTGDPGLYPDAKLISEISVNDDRLEKMAGDSRSGLGRGGMYTKVRAARLAARSGAATVVAAGAVDNVIAEVISGVNLGTYFLPDIEPLVARKRWLAGQLQVKGQLVLDAGAVKVLKGAGKSLLAVGVIAVSGQFERGELVSCLDESGLEIARGLVNYGNMDAQLIAGKSSSEFEKILGYADDSEMIHRDNMVLV
- the cgtA gene encoding Obg family GTPase CgtA — encoded protein: MRFIDEAEVRVEAGDGGNGTIGFRREKYIPMGGPDGGDGGDGGSVYLIAVENVNTLVDFRYHAVHRAQRGQNGMSRNCTGRKGEDCYVQVPLGTKVSDLETGEVIGDLTEVDETLLVAKGGFHGLGNTRFKSSVNRAPQKASKGSEGEHRVLVLELTLIADVGLLGMPNAGKSSLIRSVSSATPKVADYPFTTLHPNLGVVSVDDLRSFVIADIPGVIEGAAEGAGLGLQFLKHLSRTGLLLHLVDVVPYESMDTPVEAARKIIHEVEKWSDDLANKPRWLVLNKIDRLPYDEIDERCQAIVDELGWTAPVFKIAAINGKGTRDLMFAIMNFLEEQRRNDSEQA
- the rpmA gene encoding 50S ribosomal protein L27, producing MAHKKAGGSTRNGRDSNAKRLGVKHYGGELVTAGHIIVRQRGTRFHPGNNVGCGKDHTLFATADGRVLFEVKGPKSRKFISIVAA
- the rplU gene encoding 50S ribosomal protein L21, whose translation is MYAVIQTGGKQYRVEEGTYLKIEKLELGTGDSIEFDKVLMIQTDGAVKVGLPFIEGGKVTAVVLSQGRHDKIKIIKFRRRKHHMKQMGHRQYYTEIQITGISA
- the ispB gene encoding octaprenyl diphosphate synthase, which produces MASQSQLPSNTLAPIDFDLIKNLTATEAKAVDQLIINELHSDVILINQMGHYIVGNGGKRLRPMLLLLAAKALGGANDNHLILAAVIEFIHTATLLHDDVVDESDLRRGKESANAVWGNAASVLVGDYLYSSAFEMMVRTGNMRVMEILSKTTTAIAEGEVLQLLNCNNPETTEAKYLEVIARKTAILFSAATRLSAVLAGAPAETEESLAKYGQHLGIAFQLIDDALDYKASQEDLGKNLGDDLAEGKPTLPLIYAIQKGNETEAKIIIDAIKNGDRNAFNEVYTIVQNTKAIAYTEQRADEEAVKAINALSVLPASEYKEALTLLAKFSVQRNY